In the genome of Dasypus novemcinctus isolate mDasNov1 chromosome 30, mDasNov1.1.hap2, whole genome shotgun sequence, one region contains:
- the LOC105745067 gene encoding olfactory receptor 7A10-like — MEPENQTYVAEFILLGLSEDTEVQPFLFGLFLIMYMVTFIGNLLIILAIISDSHLHTPMYFFLSNLSFTDICFTSTTVPKMLLNFHTESKIITYEACIIQMYFFMLFGQLDSYLLTVMAYDRFVAICHPLHYTVIMNPQFCGLLLLACWLLSVAVSLLHGLMVLRLSFCAELEIPHFFCEVSQVVQLACSDTFLNELVLYFASGLLGVIPLTGILYSYSKIVSSIFRISTPRGKHKAFSTCGSHLSVVSLFYGTCLGVYLSSAATQNSRANAIASVMYTVVTPMMNPFIYSLRNKDIKLALKKLTNILTIKELFVSNLEKCP; from the coding sequence ATGGAACCAGAAAATCAAACATATGTTGCAGAATTTATCCTCCTGGGTCTCTCAGAAGATACTGAAGTGCAGCCCTTCCTCTTTGGACTGTTCCTGATTATGTATATGGTCACCTTCATTGgtaacctgctcatcatcctggccatcatctcagactcccacctccacacacccatgtacttcttcctctctaactTGTCTTTcacagatatctgtttcacctccaccactgtcccaaagatgctaCTGAACTTCCACACAGAAAGCAAAATTATAACCTATGAAGCTTGCATcatccagatgtattttttcatgctttttggacaattagatagCTACCTCTTGAcggtgatggcctatgaccgctttgtggccatctgtcaccctctgcactacacagtcatcatgaatcCCCAGttctgtggcctcctgctgctggCATGCTGGTTATTGAGTGTTGCAGTCTCTCTTTTACATGGCTTAATGGTTTTGCGGTTGTCTTTTTGTGCAGAGTTGGAAATTCCCCATTTTTTCTGTGAAGTTAGTCAGGTGGTACaacttgcttgttctgacacaTTCCTCAATGAATTAGTGCTGTATTTTGCATCTGGACTTCTTGGTGTTATTCCACTCACTGGAATCCTTTACTCTTACTCTAAGATTGTATCCTCCATTTTTAGAATTTCAACACCTCGGGGAAAGCATAAAGCTTTTTCcacttgtgggtctcacctctcagtagtgtccttgttttatggtacatgTCTTGGGGTGTATCTTAGTTCTGCTGCTACTcaaaactcaagggcaaatgcaatagcctcagtgatgtacacggtGGTCACTCCCATGATGAACCCctttatctatagtcttagaaataaGGACATAAAGCTTGCCTTAAAAAAGTTGACAAACATTCTTACTATAAAAGAATTATTTGTCTCAAATCTAGAAAAATGCCCATGA